Proteins co-encoded in one Erinaceus europaeus chromosome 2, mEriEur2.1, whole genome shotgun sequence genomic window:
- the TMC4 gene encoding transmembrane channel-like protein 4 isoform X1: protein MEEPQTRRAGNPQDWGSSGSWPEPRQARAGPSLSSVLSELPSAATVRYRGPGVLPWGGVEEEGEEEDRSFQALAEAAHQEQQDVLPSRELPWPMQARRAHRKSQARGQAAQASGSRVTHWTLQLRRSKEKFQRALQAAKPWAWTLKKIGGQFGAGTASYFSLLRFLLALNILASLLSVCMALLPTWLEGPPPPPPDTHNSTCGHYDPHLQGLVSFPSQLFSLLSGEGFLERSPLFYGFFPPRPRLAITYLSRTFAGGLLSLLLILHRSVSGLKQTLLAESGALTSYSHRVFSAWDFGLCGQVHVQLRRRQILGELKLELEEADVRRRAAVRTLGQQVWVWSVRALLNLLVCGLLAAAFYGVYWATGASVQLQEASIVQKAPLLKLVVDFLPSIFVSGVNFVLPPVFKLLAPLEGYTQSHQDRVPPSGLPGDAARLAVESDHVRGRCRGAGLQDLRLQLRRAPVLGDSDRARDVQAAALRSAHGPGGHTAHPISAKAAVQQPLPQGGRPGVPGARRGAGAHLRADGGLGGQLLLPSAAPAQHGQVPAALLLEEGVGWGTRGRRRSRGRLDGVQCRPPTHTRAHGTLTSESDSLGLDPRLPAVTFSPPSPPAHPLLHLLPGRPHLPGLRSEFLFSPGPPPGPGRLRRPGALQHFPVSAERQAPAARSFPPPSLLRGTDSRPLSCTSGSPRPSCVAPSGARSPSGPRSQSPSVASLRPARISSSSWEPRLLRFPFCCSPASSWPTPWPWLTPTAASSLS, encoded by the exons ATGGAGGAGCCACAGACACGGAGGGCGGGGAATCCTCAAGACTGGGGGTCCTCGGGGAGCTGGCCCGAGCCCCGGCAGGCCAgagcag GCCCTTCACTGTCCTCTGTGTTGAGTGAGCTCCCCAGCGCTGCCACCGTTCGCTACCGAGGCCCAGGGGTGCTGCCCTGGGGGGGCgtggaggaggagggtgaggaggaagACCGCAGCTTCCAGGCCTTGGCAGAAGCcgcccaccaggagcagcaggacGTCCTCCCGTCCCGGGAGCTGCCCTGGCCCATGCAGGCCAGGCGGGCACACAG gAAGAGCCAAGCTAGGGGCCAGGCGGCTCAGGCCTCGGGGTCCAGGGTGACCCACTGGACCCTGCAGCTTCGAAGATCCAAGGAGAAGTTTCAGCGTGCCTTACAGGCTGCCAAACCCTGGGCGTGGACACTGAAGAAGATTGGGG GCCAGTTCGGCGCGGGCACGGCCTCCTACTTCTCCCTGCTGCGCTTCCTGCTGGCACTCAACATCCTGGCCTCCCTGCTGAGCGTCTGCATGGCTCTGCTGCCCACCTGGCTGGAggggcctcccccaccccctccagacaCCCACAACTCCACCTGTGGACACTACGACCCCCACCTCCAGGGCTTGGTCTCCTTCCCTTCCCAGCTCTTCAGCCTGCTGTCTGGGGAG GGATTTCTGGAACGGTCCCCGCTCTTCTACGGGTTCTTCCCGCCGCGCCCTCGCCTGGCCATCACCTACCTGAGCCGCACCTTCGCTGGGGGCCTCCTCTCCCTGCTGCTCATCCTGCACCG CTCAGTGTCCGGGCTGAAGCAAACGCTGTTGGCCGAGTCGGGGGCCCTGACCAGCTACAGCCACCGCGTGTTCTCCGCCTGGGACTTCGGTCTCTGCGGGCAGGTCCACGTGCAACTGCGCAGGCGCCAGATCCTGGGCGAGCTCAAG CTGGAGCTGGAGGAGGCGGACGTGCGGCGCCGGGCCGCGGTGCGGACCCTGGGCCAGCAAGTCTGGGTGTGGTCGGTGCGGGCGCTGCTCAACCTGCTGGTGTGTGGCCTGCTGGCCGCAGCCTTCTACGGCGTCTACTGGGCCACGGGCGCCTCCGTGCAGCTGCAG GAGGCGTCCATTGTCCAGAAGGCCCCGCTGCTAAAGCTCGTGGTGGATTTCCTCCCATCAATCTTCGTCTCGGGGGTCAACTTCGTTCTGCCTCCTGTGTTCAAGCTCCTCGCCCCCCTGGAGGGCTACACCCAGAGCCACCAG GACCGTGTTCCTCCGTCTGGCCTCCCTGGTGATGCTGCTCGTCTCGCTGTGGAGTCAGATCACGTGCGGGGGCGATGCCGAGGCGCCGGCCTGCAAGACCTGCGGCTACAACTACGAAGAGCTCCCG TGCTGGGAGACTCGGATAGGGCAAGAGATGTACAAGCTGCTGCTCTTCGATCTGCTCACGGGCCTGGCGGTCACACTGCTCATCCAATTTCCGCGAAA gcTGCTGTGCAGCAACCTCTGCCCCAAGGTGGCCGCCCAGGAGTTCCAGGTGCCCGACGAGGTGCTGGGGCTCATCTACGCGCAGACGGTGGTCTGGGTGGGCAGCTTCTTCTGCCCTCTGCTGCCCCTGCTCAACACGGTCAAGTTCCTGCTGCTCTTCTACTTGAAGAAGGTGTGGGCTGGGGCACGAGGGGACGGAGAAGGAGCCGTGGGAGACTGGACGGGGTGCAGtgccgcccccccacacacacacgcgcacacgggACACTGACTTCTGAGTCCGACTCGCTGGGCCTGGACCCCCGGCTGCCGGCTGTTacattctccccaccctccccgccAGCTCACCCTCTTCTCCACCTGCTCCCCGGCCGCCCGCACCTTCCGGGCCTCCGCAGCgagtttcttttttcccctggtcCTCCTCCTGGGCCTGGCCGTCTCCGCCGTCCCGGTGCTCTACAGCATTTTCCTGTAAGTGCCGAGAGGCAGGCGCCCGCCGCTCGCTCCTTCCCGCCGCCCTCCCTCCTGCGGGGCACGGACTCACGCCCGCTGTCTTGCACGTCAGGATCCCCCCGTCCAAGCTGTGTGGCCCCTTCCGGGGCCAGGAGTCCATCTGGGCCCAGATCCCAGAGTCCATCCGTGGCCTCTCTCAGACCAGCCAggatttcctcttcttcctgGGAACCCAGGCTTTTGCGGTTCCCCTTCTGCTGCTCTCCAG CATCCTCATGGCCTACACCGTGGCCCTGGCTAACTCCCACGGCCGCCTCATCTCTGAGCTGA
- the TMC4 gene encoding transmembrane channel-like protein 4 isoform X2 codes for MEEPQTRRAGNPQDWGSSGSWPEPRQARAGPSLSSVLSELPSAATVRYRGPGVLPWGGVEEEGEEEDRSFQALAEAAHQEQQDVLPSRELPWPMQARRAHRKSQARGQAAQASGSRVTHWTLQLRRSKEKFQRALQAAKPWAWTLKKIGGQFGAGTASYFSLLRFLLALNILASLLSVCMALLPTWLEGPPPPPPDTHNSTCGHYDPHLQGLVSFPSQLFSLLSGEGFLERSPLFYGFFPPRPRLAITYLSRTFAGGLLSLLLILHRSVSGLKQTLLAESGALTSYSHRVFSAWDFGLCGQVHVQLRRRQILGELKLELEEADVRRRAAVRTLGQQVWVWSVRALLNLLVCGLLAAAFYGVYWATGASVQLQEASIVQKAPLLKLVVDFLPSIFVSGVNFVLPPVFKLLAPLEGYTQSHQVIFILLRTVFLRLASLVMLLVSLWSQITCGGDAEAPACKTCGYNYEELPCWETRIGQEMYKLLLFDLLTGLAVTLLIQFPRKLLCSNLCPKVAAQEFQVPDEVLGLIYAQTVVWVGSFFCPLLPLLNTVKFLLLFYLKKLTLFSTCSPAARTFRASAASFFFPLVLLLGLAVSAVPVLYSIFLIPPSKLCGPFRGQESIWAQIPESIRGLSQTSQDFLFFLGTQAFAVPLLLLSSILMAYTVALANSHGRLISELKKQIETVSLAGPRGRRGDRPGLHLSCLDPQESQNKVFLARRAVALSSAQAL; via the exons ATGGAGGAGCCACAGACACGGAGGGCGGGGAATCCTCAAGACTGGGGGTCCTCGGGGAGCTGGCCCGAGCCCCGGCAGGCCAgagcag GCCCTTCACTGTCCTCTGTGTTGAGTGAGCTCCCCAGCGCTGCCACCGTTCGCTACCGAGGCCCAGGGGTGCTGCCCTGGGGGGGCgtggaggaggagggtgaggaggaagACCGCAGCTTCCAGGCCTTGGCAGAAGCcgcccaccaggagcagcaggacGTCCTCCCGTCCCGGGAGCTGCCCTGGCCCATGCAGGCCAGGCGGGCACACAG gAAGAGCCAAGCTAGGGGCCAGGCGGCTCAGGCCTCGGGGTCCAGGGTGACCCACTGGACCCTGCAGCTTCGAAGATCCAAGGAGAAGTTTCAGCGTGCCTTACAGGCTGCCAAACCCTGGGCGTGGACACTGAAGAAGATTGGGG GCCAGTTCGGCGCGGGCACGGCCTCCTACTTCTCCCTGCTGCGCTTCCTGCTGGCACTCAACATCCTGGCCTCCCTGCTGAGCGTCTGCATGGCTCTGCTGCCCACCTGGCTGGAggggcctcccccaccccctccagacaCCCACAACTCCACCTGTGGACACTACGACCCCCACCTCCAGGGCTTGGTCTCCTTCCCTTCCCAGCTCTTCAGCCTGCTGTCTGGGGAG GGATTTCTGGAACGGTCCCCGCTCTTCTACGGGTTCTTCCCGCCGCGCCCTCGCCTGGCCATCACCTACCTGAGCCGCACCTTCGCTGGGGGCCTCCTCTCCCTGCTGCTCATCCTGCACCG CTCAGTGTCCGGGCTGAAGCAAACGCTGTTGGCCGAGTCGGGGGCCCTGACCAGCTACAGCCACCGCGTGTTCTCCGCCTGGGACTTCGGTCTCTGCGGGCAGGTCCACGTGCAACTGCGCAGGCGCCAGATCCTGGGCGAGCTCAAG CTGGAGCTGGAGGAGGCGGACGTGCGGCGCCGGGCCGCGGTGCGGACCCTGGGCCAGCAAGTCTGGGTGTGGTCGGTGCGGGCGCTGCTCAACCTGCTGGTGTGTGGCCTGCTGGCCGCAGCCTTCTACGGCGTCTACTGGGCCACGGGCGCCTCCGTGCAGCTGCAG GAGGCGTCCATTGTCCAGAAGGCCCCGCTGCTAAAGCTCGTGGTGGATTTCCTCCCATCAATCTTCGTCTCGGGGGTCAACTTCGTTCTGCCTCCTGTGTTCAAGCTCCTCGCCCCCCTGGAGGGCTACACCCAGAGCCACCAGGTCATCTTCATCCTGCTCAG GACCGTGTTCCTCCGTCTGGCCTCCCTGGTGATGCTGCTCGTCTCGCTGTGGAGTCAGATCACGTGCGGGGGCGATGCCGAGGCGCCGGCCTGCAAGACCTGCGGCTACAACTACGAAGAGCTCCCG TGCTGGGAGACTCGGATAGGGCAAGAGATGTACAAGCTGCTGCTCTTCGATCTGCTCACGGGCCTGGCGGTCACACTGCTCATCCAATTTCCGCGAAA gcTGCTGTGCAGCAACCTCTGCCCCAAGGTGGCCGCCCAGGAGTTCCAGGTGCCCGACGAGGTGCTGGGGCTCATCTACGCGCAGACGGTGGTCTGGGTGGGCAGCTTCTTCTGCCCTCTGCTGCCCCTGCTCAACACGGTCAAGTTCCTGCTGCTCTTCTACTTGAAGAAG CTCACCCTCTTCTCCACCTGCTCCCCGGCCGCCCGCACCTTCCGGGCCTCCGCAGCgagtttcttttttcccctggtcCTCCTCCTGGGCCTGGCCGTCTCCGCCGTCCCGGTGCTCTACAGCATTTTCCT GATCCCCCCGTCCAAGCTGTGTGGCCCCTTCCGGGGCCAGGAGTCCATCTGGGCCCAGATCCCAGAGTCCATCCGTGGCCTCTCTCAGACCAGCCAggatttcctcttcttcctgGGAACCCAGGCTTTTGCGGTTCCCCTTCTGCTGCTCTCCAG CATCCTCATGGCCTACACCGTGGCCCTGGCTAACTCCCACGGCCGCCTCATCTCTGAGCTGAAAAAGCAGATCGAGACGGTAAGCCTGGCGGGCCCCCGGGGACGCAGAGGGGACCGGCCTGGCCTCCACCTCTCCTGCCTTGACCCGCAGGAGTCTCAGAACAAAGTCTTCCTGGCACGGCGCGCGGTGGCGCTGAGCTCCGCCCAGGCCCTCTGA
- the TMC4 gene encoding transmembrane channel-like protein 4 isoform X5 — MEEPQTRRAGNPQDWGSSGSWPEPRQARAGPSLSSVLSELPSAATVRYRGPGVLPWGGVEEEGEEEDRSFQALAEAAHQEQQDVLPSRELPWPMQARRAHRKSQARGQAAQASGSRVTHWTLQLRRSKEKFQRALQAAKPWAWTLKKIGGQFGAGTASYFSLLRFLLALNILASLLSVCMALLPTWLEGPPPPPPDTHNSTCGHYDPHLQGLVSFPSQLFSLLSGEGFLERSPLFYGFFPPRPRLAITYLSRTFAGGLLSLLLILHRSVSGLKQTLLAESGALTSYSHRVFSAWDFGLCGQVHVQLRRRQILGELKLELEEADVRRRAAVRTLGQQVWVWSVRALLNLLVCGLLAAAFYGVYWATGASVQLQEASIVQKAPLLKLVVDFLPSIFVSGVNFVLPPVFKLLAPLEGYTQSHQDRVPPSGLPGDAARLAVESDHVRGRCRGAGLQDLRLQLRRAPVLGDSDRARDVQAAALRSAHGPGGHTAHPISAKAAVQQPLPQGGRPGVPGARRGAGAHLRADGGLGGQLLLPSAAPAQHGQVPAALLLEEAHPLLHLLPGRPHLPGLRSEFLFSPGPPPGPGRLRRPGALQHFPVSAERQAPAARSFPPPSLLRGTDSRPLSCTSGSPRPSCVAPSGARSPSGPRSQSPSVASLRPARISSSSWEPRLLRFPFCCSPASSWPTPWPWLTPTAASSLS, encoded by the exons ATGGAGGAGCCACAGACACGGAGGGCGGGGAATCCTCAAGACTGGGGGTCCTCGGGGAGCTGGCCCGAGCCCCGGCAGGCCAgagcag GCCCTTCACTGTCCTCTGTGTTGAGTGAGCTCCCCAGCGCTGCCACCGTTCGCTACCGAGGCCCAGGGGTGCTGCCCTGGGGGGGCgtggaggaggagggtgaggaggaagACCGCAGCTTCCAGGCCTTGGCAGAAGCcgcccaccaggagcagcaggacGTCCTCCCGTCCCGGGAGCTGCCCTGGCCCATGCAGGCCAGGCGGGCACACAG gAAGAGCCAAGCTAGGGGCCAGGCGGCTCAGGCCTCGGGGTCCAGGGTGACCCACTGGACCCTGCAGCTTCGAAGATCCAAGGAGAAGTTTCAGCGTGCCTTACAGGCTGCCAAACCCTGGGCGTGGACACTGAAGAAGATTGGGG GCCAGTTCGGCGCGGGCACGGCCTCCTACTTCTCCCTGCTGCGCTTCCTGCTGGCACTCAACATCCTGGCCTCCCTGCTGAGCGTCTGCATGGCTCTGCTGCCCACCTGGCTGGAggggcctcccccaccccctccagacaCCCACAACTCCACCTGTGGACACTACGACCCCCACCTCCAGGGCTTGGTCTCCTTCCCTTCCCAGCTCTTCAGCCTGCTGTCTGGGGAG GGATTTCTGGAACGGTCCCCGCTCTTCTACGGGTTCTTCCCGCCGCGCCCTCGCCTGGCCATCACCTACCTGAGCCGCACCTTCGCTGGGGGCCTCCTCTCCCTGCTGCTCATCCTGCACCG CTCAGTGTCCGGGCTGAAGCAAACGCTGTTGGCCGAGTCGGGGGCCCTGACCAGCTACAGCCACCGCGTGTTCTCCGCCTGGGACTTCGGTCTCTGCGGGCAGGTCCACGTGCAACTGCGCAGGCGCCAGATCCTGGGCGAGCTCAAG CTGGAGCTGGAGGAGGCGGACGTGCGGCGCCGGGCCGCGGTGCGGACCCTGGGCCAGCAAGTCTGGGTGTGGTCGGTGCGGGCGCTGCTCAACCTGCTGGTGTGTGGCCTGCTGGCCGCAGCCTTCTACGGCGTCTACTGGGCCACGGGCGCCTCCGTGCAGCTGCAG GAGGCGTCCATTGTCCAGAAGGCCCCGCTGCTAAAGCTCGTGGTGGATTTCCTCCCATCAATCTTCGTCTCGGGGGTCAACTTCGTTCTGCCTCCTGTGTTCAAGCTCCTCGCCCCCCTGGAGGGCTACACCCAGAGCCACCAG GACCGTGTTCCTCCGTCTGGCCTCCCTGGTGATGCTGCTCGTCTCGCTGTGGAGTCAGATCACGTGCGGGGGCGATGCCGAGGCGCCGGCCTGCAAGACCTGCGGCTACAACTACGAAGAGCTCCCG TGCTGGGAGACTCGGATAGGGCAAGAGATGTACAAGCTGCTGCTCTTCGATCTGCTCACGGGCCTGGCGGTCACACTGCTCATCCAATTTCCGCGAAA gcTGCTGTGCAGCAACCTCTGCCCCAAGGTGGCCGCCCAGGAGTTCCAGGTGCCCGACGAGGTGCTGGGGCTCATCTACGCGCAGACGGTGGTCTGGGTGGGCAGCTTCTTCTGCCCTCTGCTGCCCCTGCTCAACACGGTCAAGTTCCTGCTGCTCTTCTACTTGAAGAAG CTCACCCTCTTCTCCACCTGCTCCCCGGCCGCCCGCACCTTCCGGGCCTCCGCAGCgagtttcttttttcccctggtcCTCCTCCTGGGCCTGGCCGTCTCCGCCGTCCCGGTGCTCTACAGCATTTTCCTGTAAGTGCCGAGAGGCAGGCGCCCGCCGCTCGCTCCTTCCCGCCGCCCTCCCTCCTGCGGGGCACGGACTCACGCCCGCTGTCTTGCACGTCAGGATCCCCCCGTCCAAGCTGTGTGGCCCCTTCCGGGGCCAGGAGTCCATCTGGGCCCAGATCCCAGAGTCCATCCGTGGCCTCTCTCAGACCAGCCAggatttcctcttcttcctgGGAACCCAGGCTTTTGCGGTTCCCCTTCTGCTGCTCTCCAG CATCCTCATGGCCTACACCGTGGCCCTGGCTAACTCCCACGGCCGCCTCATCTCTGAGCTGA
- the TMC4 gene encoding transmembrane channel-like protein 4 isoform X6 codes for MEEPQTRRAGNPQDWGSSGSWPEPRQARAGPSLSSVLSELPSAATVRYRGPGVLPWGGVEEEGEEEDRSFQALAEAAHQEQQDVLPSRELPWPMQARRAHRKSQARGQAAQASGSRVTHWTLQLRRSKEKFQRALQAAKPWAWTLKKIGGQFGAGTASYFSLLRFLLALNILASLLSVCMALLPTWLEGPPPPPPDTHNSTCGHYDPHLQGLVSFPSQLFSLLSGEGFLERSPLFYGFFPPRPRLAITYLSRTFAGGLLSLLLILHRSVSGLKQTLLAESGALTSYSHRVFSAWDFGLCGQVHVQLRRRQILGELKLELEEADVRRRAAVRTLGQQVWVWSVRALLNLLVCGLLAAAFYGVYWATGASVQLQEASIVQKAPLLKLVVDFLPSIFVSGVNFVLPPVFKLLAPLEGYTQSHQDRVPPSGLPGDAARLAVESDHVRGRCRGAGLQDLRLQLRRAPVLGDSDRARDVQAAALRSAHGPGGHTAHPISAKAAVQQPLPQGGRPGVPGARRGAGAHLRADGGLGGQLLLPSAAPAQHGQVPAALLLEEGSPRPSCVAPSGARSPSGPRSQSPSVASLRPARISSSSWEPRLLRFPFCCSPASSWPTPWPWLTPTAASSLS; via the exons ATGGAGGAGCCACAGACACGGAGGGCGGGGAATCCTCAAGACTGGGGGTCCTCGGGGAGCTGGCCCGAGCCCCGGCAGGCCAgagcag GCCCTTCACTGTCCTCTGTGTTGAGTGAGCTCCCCAGCGCTGCCACCGTTCGCTACCGAGGCCCAGGGGTGCTGCCCTGGGGGGGCgtggaggaggagggtgaggaggaagACCGCAGCTTCCAGGCCTTGGCAGAAGCcgcccaccaggagcagcaggacGTCCTCCCGTCCCGGGAGCTGCCCTGGCCCATGCAGGCCAGGCGGGCACACAG gAAGAGCCAAGCTAGGGGCCAGGCGGCTCAGGCCTCGGGGTCCAGGGTGACCCACTGGACCCTGCAGCTTCGAAGATCCAAGGAGAAGTTTCAGCGTGCCTTACAGGCTGCCAAACCCTGGGCGTGGACACTGAAGAAGATTGGGG GCCAGTTCGGCGCGGGCACGGCCTCCTACTTCTCCCTGCTGCGCTTCCTGCTGGCACTCAACATCCTGGCCTCCCTGCTGAGCGTCTGCATGGCTCTGCTGCCCACCTGGCTGGAggggcctcccccaccccctccagacaCCCACAACTCCACCTGTGGACACTACGACCCCCACCTCCAGGGCTTGGTCTCCTTCCCTTCCCAGCTCTTCAGCCTGCTGTCTGGGGAG GGATTTCTGGAACGGTCCCCGCTCTTCTACGGGTTCTTCCCGCCGCGCCCTCGCCTGGCCATCACCTACCTGAGCCGCACCTTCGCTGGGGGCCTCCTCTCCCTGCTGCTCATCCTGCACCG CTCAGTGTCCGGGCTGAAGCAAACGCTGTTGGCCGAGTCGGGGGCCCTGACCAGCTACAGCCACCGCGTGTTCTCCGCCTGGGACTTCGGTCTCTGCGGGCAGGTCCACGTGCAACTGCGCAGGCGCCAGATCCTGGGCGAGCTCAAG CTGGAGCTGGAGGAGGCGGACGTGCGGCGCCGGGCCGCGGTGCGGACCCTGGGCCAGCAAGTCTGGGTGTGGTCGGTGCGGGCGCTGCTCAACCTGCTGGTGTGTGGCCTGCTGGCCGCAGCCTTCTACGGCGTCTACTGGGCCACGGGCGCCTCCGTGCAGCTGCAG GAGGCGTCCATTGTCCAGAAGGCCCCGCTGCTAAAGCTCGTGGTGGATTTCCTCCCATCAATCTTCGTCTCGGGGGTCAACTTCGTTCTGCCTCCTGTGTTCAAGCTCCTCGCCCCCCTGGAGGGCTACACCCAGAGCCACCAG GACCGTGTTCCTCCGTCTGGCCTCCCTGGTGATGCTGCTCGTCTCGCTGTGGAGTCAGATCACGTGCGGGGGCGATGCCGAGGCGCCGGCCTGCAAGACCTGCGGCTACAACTACGAAGAGCTCCCG TGCTGGGAGACTCGGATAGGGCAAGAGATGTACAAGCTGCTGCTCTTCGATCTGCTCACGGGCCTGGCGGTCACACTGCTCATCCAATTTCCGCGAAA gcTGCTGTGCAGCAACCTCTGCCCCAAGGTGGCCGCCCAGGAGTTCCAGGTGCCCGACGAGGTGCTGGGGCTCATCTACGCGCAGACGGTGGTCTGGGTGGGCAGCTTCTTCTGCCCTCTGCTGCCCCTGCTCAACACGGTCAAGTTCCTGCTGCTCTTCTACTTGAAGAAG GATCCCCCCGTCCAAGCTGTGTGGCCCCTTCCGGGGCCAGGAGTCCATCTGGGCCCAGATCCCAGAGTCCATCCGTGGCCTCTCTCAGACCAGCCAggatttcctcttcttcctgGGAACCCAGGCTTTTGCGGTTCCCCTTCTGCTGCTCTCCAG CATCCTCATGGCCTACACCGTGGCCCTGGCTAACTCCCACGGCCGCCTCATCTCTGAGCTGA
- the TMC4 gene encoding transmembrane channel-like protein 4 isoform X4, with amino-acid sequence MEEPQTRRAGNPQDWGSSGSWPEPRQARAGPSLSSVLSELPSAATVRYRGPGVLPWGGVEEEGEEEDRSFQALAEAAHQEQQDVLPSRELPWPMQARRAHRKSQARGQAAQASGSRVTHWTLQLRRSKEKFQRALQAAKPWAWTLKKIGGQFGAGTASYFSLLRFLLALNILASLLSVCMALLPTWLEGPPPPPPDTHNSTCGHYDPHLQGLVSFPSQLFSLLSGEGFLERSPLFYGFFPPRPRLAITYLSRTFAGGLLSLLLILHRSVSGLKQTLLAESGALTSYSHRVFSAWDFGLCGQVHVQLRRRQILGELKLELEEADVRRRAAVRTLGQQVWVWSVRALLNLLVCGLLAAAFYGVYWATGASVQLQEASIVQKAPLLKLVVDFLPSIFVSGVNFVLPPVFKLLAPLEGYTQSHQVIFILLRTVFLRLASLVMLLVSLWSQITCGGDAEAPACKTCGYNYEELPCWETRIGQEMYKLLLFDLLTGLAVTLLIQFPRKLLCSNLCPKVAAQEFQVPDEVLGLIYAQTVVWVGSFFCPLLPLLNTVKFLLLFYLKKLTLFSTCSPAARTFRASAASFFFPLVLLLGLAVSAVPVLYSIFLIPPSKLCGPFRGQESIWAQIPESIRGLSQTSQDFLFFLGTQAFAVPLLLLSSILMAYTVALANSHGRLISELKKQIETESQNKVFLARRAVALSSAQAL; translated from the exons ATGGAGGAGCCACAGACACGGAGGGCGGGGAATCCTCAAGACTGGGGGTCCTCGGGGAGCTGGCCCGAGCCCCGGCAGGCCAgagcag GCCCTTCACTGTCCTCTGTGTTGAGTGAGCTCCCCAGCGCTGCCACCGTTCGCTACCGAGGCCCAGGGGTGCTGCCCTGGGGGGGCgtggaggaggagggtgaggaggaagACCGCAGCTTCCAGGCCTTGGCAGAAGCcgcccaccaggagcagcaggacGTCCTCCCGTCCCGGGAGCTGCCCTGGCCCATGCAGGCCAGGCGGGCACACAG gAAGAGCCAAGCTAGGGGCCAGGCGGCTCAGGCCTCGGGGTCCAGGGTGACCCACTGGACCCTGCAGCTTCGAAGATCCAAGGAGAAGTTTCAGCGTGCCTTACAGGCTGCCAAACCCTGGGCGTGGACACTGAAGAAGATTGGGG GCCAGTTCGGCGCGGGCACGGCCTCCTACTTCTCCCTGCTGCGCTTCCTGCTGGCACTCAACATCCTGGCCTCCCTGCTGAGCGTCTGCATGGCTCTGCTGCCCACCTGGCTGGAggggcctcccccaccccctccagacaCCCACAACTCCACCTGTGGACACTACGACCCCCACCTCCAGGGCTTGGTCTCCTTCCCTTCCCAGCTCTTCAGCCTGCTGTCTGGGGAG GGATTTCTGGAACGGTCCCCGCTCTTCTACGGGTTCTTCCCGCCGCGCCCTCGCCTGGCCATCACCTACCTGAGCCGCACCTTCGCTGGGGGCCTCCTCTCCCTGCTGCTCATCCTGCACCG CTCAGTGTCCGGGCTGAAGCAAACGCTGTTGGCCGAGTCGGGGGCCCTGACCAGCTACAGCCACCGCGTGTTCTCCGCCTGGGACTTCGGTCTCTGCGGGCAGGTCCACGTGCAACTGCGCAGGCGCCAGATCCTGGGCGAGCTCAAG CTGGAGCTGGAGGAGGCGGACGTGCGGCGCCGGGCCGCGGTGCGGACCCTGGGCCAGCAAGTCTGGGTGTGGTCGGTGCGGGCGCTGCTCAACCTGCTGGTGTGTGGCCTGCTGGCCGCAGCCTTCTACGGCGTCTACTGGGCCACGGGCGCCTCCGTGCAGCTGCAG GAGGCGTCCATTGTCCAGAAGGCCCCGCTGCTAAAGCTCGTGGTGGATTTCCTCCCATCAATCTTCGTCTCGGGGGTCAACTTCGTTCTGCCTCCTGTGTTCAAGCTCCTCGCCCCCCTGGAGGGCTACACCCAGAGCCACCAGGTCATCTTCATCCTGCTCAG GACCGTGTTCCTCCGTCTGGCCTCCCTGGTGATGCTGCTCGTCTCGCTGTGGAGTCAGATCACGTGCGGGGGCGATGCCGAGGCGCCGGCCTGCAAGACCTGCGGCTACAACTACGAAGAGCTCCCG TGCTGGGAGACTCGGATAGGGCAAGAGATGTACAAGCTGCTGCTCTTCGATCTGCTCACGGGCCTGGCGGTCACACTGCTCATCCAATTTCCGCGAAA gcTGCTGTGCAGCAACCTCTGCCCCAAGGTGGCCGCCCAGGAGTTCCAGGTGCCCGACGAGGTGCTGGGGCTCATCTACGCGCAGACGGTGGTCTGGGTGGGCAGCTTCTTCTGCCCTCTGCTGCCCCTGCTCAACACGGTCAAGTTCCTGCTGCTCTTCTACTTGAAGAAG CTCACCCTCTTCTCCACCTGCTCCCCGGCCGCCCGCACCTTCCGGGCCTCCGCAGCgagtttcttttttcccctggtcCTCCTCCTGGGCCTGGCCGTCTCCGCCGTCCCGGTGCTCTACAGCATTTTCCT GATCCCCCCGTCCAAGCTGTGTGGCCCCTTCCGGGGCCAGGAGTCCATCTGGGCCCAGATCCCAGAGTCCATCCGTGGCCTCTCTCAGACCAGCCAggatttcctcttcttcctgGGAACCCAGGCTTTTGCGGTTCCCCTTCTGCTGCTCTCCAG CATCCTCATGGCCTACACCGTGGCCCTGGCTAACTCCCACGGCCGCCTCATCTCTGAGCTGAAAAAGCAGATCGAGACG GAGTCTCAGAACAAAGTCTTCCTGGCACGGCGCGCGGTGGCGCTGAGCTCCGCCCAGGCCCTCTGA